One stretch of Enterobacter sp. RHBSTW-00994 DNA includes these proteins:
- the pldB gene encoding lysophospholipase L2 encodes MFQQKKDWETRENAFAAFSMGPLTDFWHQREEAGFTGVGDVPVRFVRFRAEKNDRVIVVCPGRIESYVKYAELAYDLFHMGFDVLIIDHRGQGLSGRMLSDTHRGHVDHFSDYVDDLAAFWQQEVQPGPWRKRYILAHSMGGAIATLFLQRHAHQCDAIALSAPMFGIVMRFPDWMVRHILDWAEGHQRIREGYAIGTGRWRALPFAMNVLTHSRQRYRRNLRFYADEPRLRVGGPTYHWVREGILAGEQALAGTHDDNTPTLLLQAEEERVVDNRMHDRFCELRAAAGYPCDGGKPLVINGAYHEILFEKDTMRSVALNAIVEFFNRHN; translated from the coding sequence ATGTTTCAGCAGAAAAAGGATTGGGAAACACGAGAAAACGCATTTGCTGCTTTCTCTATGGGGCCGCTCACCGATTTCTGGCATCAGCGTGAAGAAGCCGGGTTTACGGGCGTGGGCGATGTTCCTGTCCGCTTTGTTCGTTTTCGTGCTGAAAAAAATGACCGGGTGATTGTGGTGTGCCCTGGCCGCATCGAAAGCTACGTCAAATATGCCGAGCTCGCGTATGACCTGTTCCACATGGGGTTTGACGTCCTGATTATCGATCATCGCGGACAAGGGCTTTCCGGCAGGATGTTGTCGGATACTCACCGTGGTCACGTGGATCATTTCAGCGACTATGTCGATGATCTGGCTGCGTTCTGGCAGCAAGAAGTTCAGCCCGGTCCCTGGCGTAAACGGTATATCCTTGCGCATTCCATGGGAGGGGCAATTGCCACGCTGTTTTTGCAACGCCATGCTCACCAGTGTGATGCGATTGCATTGAGCGCGCCTATGTTTGGCATCGTGATGCGTTTTCCTGACTGGATGGTACGCCATATTCTCGACTGGGCTGAGGGCCATCAGCGTATTCGTGAGGGGTATGCCATTGGTACAGGCCGCTGGCGCGCACTGCCATTTGCGATGAATGTGTTAACGCACAGTCGGCAGCGCTATCGTCGTAACCTGCGCTTTTATGCCGATGAACCGCGCTTACGCGTCGGTGGTCCCACTTATCATTGGGTGCGGGAAGGTATTCTTGCCGGTGAACAAGCGCTGGCAGGAACGCATGATGACAATACGCCAACATTATTACTTCAGGCGGAAGAAGAACGTGTGGTTGATAACCGCATGCATGATCGCTTTTGCGAACTGCGCGCCGCAGCCGGATACCCTTGTGATGGGGGTAAACCGCTGGTCATAAATGGCGCGTACCATGAGATCCTTTTCGAAAAGGACACCATGCGCTCAGTCGCGCTCAACGCCATCGTTGAATTTTTCAACAGGCATAACTGA
- the rhtB gene encoding homoserine/homoserine lactone efflux protein, translated as MTFEWWFAYLLTSIILSLSPGSGAINTMTTSINHGYRGATASIAGLQTGLGIHIVLVGIGLGTLFSRSVLAFEVLKWAGAAYLIWLGIQQWRAAGSINLNTLAQVQTRGRLFKRAVFVNLTNPKSIVFLAALFPQFIIPHQPQVMQYVVLGATTIIVDIIVMIGYATLAQRIAAWIKGPKQMKALNKVFGSLFMLVGALLASARHA; from the coding sequence ATGACCTTCGAGTGGTGGTTCGCTTATCTGCTGACATCCATCATCCTCAGCCTTTCACCTGGCTCTGGCGCAATCAATACTATGACAACCTCCATAAACCACGGCTATCGTGGTGCGACAGCATCCATCGCGGGTTTACAGACTGGGCTGGGTATTCATATTGTGCTGGTTGGTATTGGTCTGGGGACGCTGTTTTCCCGTTCGGTGCTGGCCTTTGAAGTGCTCAAGTGGGCTGGGGCAGCGTACCTGATTTGGCTGGGCATTCAGCAGTGGCGTGCCGCGGGGTCAATTAACCTGAACACTCTCGCCCAGGTGCAAACTCGCGGTCGACTGTTCAAGCGTGCGGTGTTTGTTAATCTGACAAACCCGAAAAGTATTGTGTTTCTCGCCGCCTTGTTTCCACAGTTCATTATTCCTCATCAACCGCAGGTGATGCAGTACGTGGTTCTGGGTGCGACAACCATCATCGTCGATATTATCGTGATGATTGGATACGCGACGCTGGCACAACGAATTGCCGCGTGGATCAAAGGGCCTAAACAGATGAAGGCTCTGAACAAAGTCTTTGGTTCGTTGTTTATGCTGGTTGGTGCATTGCTTGCGTCTGCACGTCACGCTTAG
- a CDS encoding winged helix-turn-helix domain-containing protein, whose translation MGYSPYGFLIEIDDTVHIDVKKNCIYRFHDAQNSNGKPDDISIGVLYINNTMMSLLSYLLIHSQNKFITKEEVLKHVWDEHNLSSSGTRLWQVFTNLKHKLLLLNFPEDFIEYEKRKGYIIRHENIIALYYQNKDIKKMKMTKASHSRRSSVFINLRQHA comes from the coding sequence ATGGGCTACTCACCTTACGGTTTTTTGATTGAGATAGATGATACGGTACATATTGATGTAAAGAAAAATTGCATCTACCGATTTCACGATGCACAAAACAGTAATGGTAAACCCGATGACATCTCCATAGGTGTTTTATATATTAACAACACAATGATGAGTTTATTATCATACTTGCTTATTCATTCACAAAACAAATTCATCACAAAAGAAGAAGTCCTTAAACATGTATGGGATGAACATAATTTAAGCTCATCAGGGACTCGCTTATGGCAGGTTTTCACCAACCTGAAGCATAAACTCCTGCTGCTTAATTTTCCGGAGGATTTTATCGAATATGAAAAACGGAAAGGATATATCATTCGACATGAAAATATTATAGCACTTTATTATCAAAATAAAGACATAAAGAAGATGAAAATGACTAAAGCATCACATTCACGCCGGTCGAGTGTTTTTATCAACCTACGACAGCATGCTTGA